In a single window of the Paenibacillus sp. MMS20-IR301 genome:
- the cmk gene encoding (d)CMP kinase, giving the protein MDRQGTHTYERINVAIDGPAGAGKSTVARLVARELSFIYVDTGAMYRAITWYMIREGISAEEHELIDRMVQGMEIDLLPEKDVQKVLINGEDMTPHIRSLQVSGQVSQYAKIEGVRSRLSQLQRQMALRKGVVMDGRDIGTTVLPDAEVKIFMTASVEERALRRYKELKDTETVTLQQLEHDIAARDRLDESREISPLRRAEDAILLDTTHMDIGQAVEAIVSHCRTYVNGERNHL; this is encoded by the coding sequence TTGGACAGGCAGGGGACACATACTTACGAGAGAATTAACGTCGCCATCGACGGACCTGCCGGGGCAGGCAAGAGTACTGTAGCCCGATTGGTAGCACGGGAGCTGTCTTTCATCTATGTTGACACAGGCGCGATGTACCGGGCAATCACCTGGTATATGATCCGTGAAGGCATATCTGCGGAGGAGCATGAACTGATCGACCGGATGGTCCAGGGCATGGAAATTGATCTTCTTCCGGAGAAAGATGTGCAGAAGGTGCTGATTAATGGGGAAGACATGACCCCGCATATCCGCAGTCTTCAGGTCAGCGGCCAAGTGTCGCAGTATGCGAAGATTGAGGGTGTAAGATCCAGGCTGAGTCAATTGCAGCGCCAGATGGCGCTTCGCAAGGGAGTCGTAATGGATGGCCGGGATATCGGTACAACCGTACTGCCGGATGCCGAAGTGAAGATTTTCATGACGGCAAGTGTGGAGGAGCGTGCTCTCCGTCGTTACAAGGAACTGAAGGATACGGAAACAGTGACTCTCCAGCAGCTTGAACATGATATTGCCGCGCGGGACCGCCTCGATGAGAGCCGGGAGATTTCACCGCTGCGCCGTGCCGAAGATGCCATTCTTCTGGATACGACCCATATGGATATCGGTCAGGCCGTGGAAGCCATCGTCTCCCACTGCAGAACTTATGTTAACGGGGAGAGGAATCATCTATGA
- a CDS encoding lysophospholipid acyltransferase family protein, with amino-acid sequence MIYAICVGLLRLIYAVLFPLKIVGRDNVPKEGGVLLCANHISLLDPMTIGIKLKRQVKYMAKAELFEVPVLGWLIKQLGAFPVKRGGVSKESIKTSLNTLRSGHVMGIFPEGTRNSDSGSAKKGAASFALRSGAAVVPAAIIGSYKPFRRMTVVYGAPIDLSSFEGAGSESLEAVTDVIMGRIREMIESGKPSQH; translated from the coding sequence ATGATTTATGCTATTTGCGTTGGATTGCTTCGCTTGATTTATGCCGTTCTGTTCCCGCTGAAGATTGTGGGAAGAGACAATGTGCCAAAGGAGGGCGGAGTGCTGCTCTGCGCAAATCACATCAGCCTGCTGGATCCGATGACGATCGGCATTAAGCTGAAACGACAGGTAAAGTATATGGCCAAGGCTGAACTCTTTGAGGTTCCGGTGCTGGGCTGGCTCATTAAGCAACTGGGGGCTTTTCCTGTTAAACGTGGCGGCGTAAGCAAAGAATCCATCAAGACGTCCCTTAATACGCTCCGCAGCGGACATGTTATGGGCATCTTTCCGGAAGGAACGCGGAATTCTGACTCGGGGTCGGCGAAGAAAGGCGCAGCCAGCTTTGCCCTTCGCAGCGGTGCAGCCGTTGTACCTGCGGCCATAATCGGGTCTTATAAGCCCTTCCGCCGGATGACTGTAGTCTACGGGGCTCCGATAGATCTCAGCTCGTTTGAAGGTGCGGGAAGCGAATCTCTGGAGGCAGTAACCGATGTGATTATGGGGCGCATCCGTGAGATGATTGAAAGCGGTAAGCCCAGCCAGCATTAA